A genome region from Chloroherpetonaceae bacterium includes the following:
- a CDS encoding heme exporter protein CcmB — translation MKAVFLAALAVFYKDFLLEVRTRYGINTILLFVLISVSLLTFSLAGETLQKELLAALLWNTIFFTAMVALQRGFVSEVERGTALFLALSATPAAIFLGKMLYNLILAMLVNVLIAVLYVATLNLEIVNWAIFLLALLLGSIGAATSLTLIGVIVANTTARGGLFAVLSFPILLPLLLLVVRATKIATMDDAPFARAETEMQLLAAYSLLTFTLSLVLFDYIWEV, via the coding sequence ATGAAAGCAGTTTTCCTTGCTGCGCTGGCTGTATTCTACAAGGACTTCTTGCTGGAAGTGCGGACGCGCTACGGTATCAATACCATCTTGCTCTTTGTCTTGATTTCAGTATCGCTGCTCACATTTTCCTTAGCGGGTGAAACCCTGCAAAAGGAACTGCTGGCCGCACTGCTCTGGAACACCATCTTTTTTACGGCGATGGTGGCGTTGCAGCGAGGCTTTGTCAGCGAAGTGGAACGCGGCACAGCCCTGTTTCTTGCGCTTTCGGCAACGCCGGCTGCAATTTTCTTAGGCAAAATGCTCTACAACTTGATTTTAGCCATGCTGGTCAATGTGCTCATCGCTGTGCTATACGTTGCGACATTGAACTTAGAGATTGTCAATTGGGCAATTTTTTTACTTGCCTTGCTTTTGGGAAGTATTGGGGCTGCCACCTCGCTCACGCTGATCGGGGTAATAGTGGCGAACACCACAGCCAGAGGAGGGCTATTTGCGGTCCTCTCTTTTCCAATTCTTCTGCCACTGCTGCTTTTGGTAGTGCGTGCGACAAAAATTGCAACAATGGACGACGCGCCCTTTGCTCGCGCTGAGACCGAAATGCAACTCTTAGCCGCCTACTCACTTCTTACCTTTACCCTCTCGCTGGTGCTGTTTGATTACATCTGGGAAGTTTGA